Proteins co-encoded in one Arachis stenosperma cultivar V10309 chromosome 7, arast.V10309.gnm1.PFL2, whole genome shotgun sequence genomic window:
- the LOC130940290 gene encoding GDSL esterase/lipase At5g55050-like codes for MSYGTRVLIFIFLVIRGGFSKGEQTVVPAVYVFGDSLVDVGNNNYLRISVARADHPYYGIDFPTHKPNGRFSNGKNAADFISEKLGLATSPPYLSLTAKSNANKNNVSLDGVSFASSGAGIFNGTDERFRQAIPLTKQVTYYSVVYEDMKREAGDAALQKRLSKSIFAVVIGSNDLFGYLQSSNLRKKITPQQYLDSMVFSLKVQLQRLYNLGARKFEIAGIGALGCTPVFRVRNKTECVTDGNYWSIKYNEGLQSMLKEWQFENRDITYSFFDTYAAHMDLIQNPASYGFREIKAACCGFGELNARGLCLPLSNLCSNRQDHIFWDLFHPTEAANRIFVDKMFDGSSKYTSPINMRQLVAA; via the exons ATGAGTTATGGTACTAGAGTTTTGATTTTCATCTTCCTTGTTATTAGAGGTGGATTTTCAAAGGGTGAACAAACGGTGGTTCCAGCAGTTTATGTGTTTGGAGACTCACTTGTTGATGTTGGCAACAACAATTACTTGAGAATCTCTGTTGCAAGAGCTGATCACCCTTACTATGGAATTGATTTTCCAACTCATAAACCCAATGGCAGATTCAGCAATGGCAAGAATGCTGCTGATTTCATTT CTGAGAAATTGGGATTGGCAACTTCGCCACCTTACCTGTCCCTAACTGCAAAATCAAATGCCAATAAAAACAATGTGTCCTTGGATGGTGTTAGCTTTGCATCCTCAGGTGCAGGAATATTCAATGGCACAGATGAACGTTTT AGACAGGCAATACCGTTGACAAAACAAGTGACTTACTACTCAGTTGTGTACGAGGATATGAAACGAGAAGCAGGAGATGCTGCTCTACAAAAGCGTCTCTCAAAATCAATTTTCGCAGTGGTGATTGGCAGCAATGATCTCTTTGGCTACTTACAATCATCAAATCTTCGTAAGAAAATCACTCCACAGCAGTATTTGGATTCCATGGTTTTCTCACTCAAAGTACAACTACAG CGATTATACAATCTTGGTGCTCGTAAATTTGAGATAGCTGGCATTGGGGCACTTGGATGTACCCCTGTATTTAGGGTCAGGAACAAAACGGAGTGCGTTACAGATGGCAATTATTGGTCAATTAAATATAACGAAGGCCTTCAATCCATGCTTAAGGAATGGCAATTTGAGAATAGGGACATTACTTACTCCTTCTTTGACACTTATGCTGCTCATATGGACCTCATTCAGAATCCAGCTTCCTATG GATTTAGAGAGATCAAAGCTGCTTGTTGTGGATTTGGGGAACTGAATGCAAGGGGTCTTTGCTTACCACTGTCAAATCTTTGTTCCAATAGACAAGACCACATCTTCTGGGATTTGTTCCATCCTACAGAGGCAGCTAATCGTATCTTTGTCGACAAAATGTTTGATGGTTCTTCAAAGTACACGTCTCCTATTAACATGAGACAGCTAGTTGCAGCCTGA
- the LOC130940610 gene encoding LOB domain-containing protein 23-like, with protein sequence MISGRCAACKNQRRKCPSDCIFSPYFPANDPQKFACVHKIYGGSNVGRMLQGIPTYLREQAANALYLEAKWRIDDPVYGCVGIISSFYEQIQNAEIELAKIQTQVAFYKLQTQHVEAEPNSEVLQSQSINMEKFEWDNPTITSWFN encoded by the exons ATGATTTCTGGAAGATGTGCTGCTTGcaaaaatcaaagaagaaaatgCCCTTCTGATTGCATTTTTTCTCCATATTTTCCTGCCAATGATCCTCAAAAATTTGCTTGTGTCCACAAAATCTATGGTGGCAGTAATGTTGGAAGAATGCTTCAG GGAATCCCAACCTATCTAAGAGAACAAGCTGCAAATGCATTGTATTTAGAAGCAAAATGGAGGATTGATGACCCTGTTTATGGATGTGTTGGCATTATCTCTTCATTCTATGAACAAATTCAAAATGCAGAAATTGAGCTagcaaaaattcaaactcaGGTTGCTTTCTACAAACTTCAAACCCAACATGTTGAAGCTGAACCAAATTCGGAGGTTTTGCAATCACAAAGCATCAATATGGAGAAATTTGAGTGGGACAATCCAACTATAACTTCATGGTtcaattga
- the LOC130941212 gene encoding uncharacterized protein LOC130941212, with amino-acid sequence MADKESPQLSQDDLLARIAELQAEVRRIAELSTQNNGESSKNSAQGATDPLNIAPPKEKLTLDNPFSEEITNYQMPKNFTLPTAMEPYKGFGDPRAHVKKFQSMMFFNGPKNEPVLCRAFPTYLDGAALLWFSKLPEGSISSFEDLARSFIDYFAASRIYVHGSDYLGTIKQGQHESLKDYMTRFADATMEIQDLDPAVHLHALKAGLRPGKFRETIAITKPKTLEEFRERAAGQMEIEELREAQKSDKQPHRRDEERTFRSPGNRDTKKPPKPASKYNTYTRFNTRRENIIREILNAKIIKPPARVGNYHDQRFVDKTKHCAFHRKFGHTTDDCIVAKDLLERLARQGLLDKYIETRKSKGGNSDRAEHKQATADDKKERITPDPPRGVIKHISGGFAGGGETSSARKRSYRAMLAIEGTIQPKKDKGPDVTISFNQTDFKSASPNLDDPVVISIQVGDLLVRKTLLDPGSSADVLFYSTFTKIKLSEKLIQPSSGELIGFSGERVPIMGHIWLKTTMGEIPMAKSIDIQYLIVNCYSPYNIILGRPALNTFRAVVSTLHLCVKFPVQENKIATVYADHQEARQCYNAGLKPVQTKQEARPQVQAIQTSANTATLADLDPREDLGERPRPMDNLQQVTLTANNNQCTYVGEALGGAERARLIQILRKNADLFAWTPDDMPGINPEVICHKLAIDKAIRPVAQKKRNLGEEKRQAALEETQKLLNAGFIREIRFTTWLSNVVMVRKSSGKWRMYVDFTNLNKACPKDAYPLPCIDKLVDNASGFKTLSFMDAYSGYNQILMHPEDQSKTAFITEHGNFCYKVMPFGLKNAGATYQRLMDKVFQQQIGRNMEVYVDDMVAKTPMQGSHCDDLVEIFRQIRAYNMRLNPDKCAFGVQGGKFLGFMLTSRGIEANPEKCKAVLNMTSPRTVKEVQQLAGRIAALSRFLPAVANRSYHFFQTFSKGKKFTWTDECENAFTKLKQHLTSPPILQKPETGNPLYLYLSVSNHAISSVLVTETGKKQNPVYFISRVLQPTETRYPKIEQLALALITTARRLRHYFQSHTIIVRTDQPLRQILTRPELAGRLIKWSVELSEFDIQYESRKTLKSQVLADFISEMTDDTHNTEVSWTIHVDGASNKEGSGAGILLKEGDKVVAEQSLQFRFNASNNQSEYEALLAGLKLAPQLQIPRITVYCDSSLVVHQIKGEFQVKDPLLEKYWLITKDLISKFKEFDIIHVNREHNTRADVLSKLATTRQAGNTSALSQLTLDKPSFEQDTILSITQVPDWRTPFSNYINTGTIPNNEPNLPLFRRRASYYTVLGNTLYRRGHSQPLLKCISNEEAEEVMAETHEGVCGNHTGGRALATKILRTGYYWPTIKRDCISKVKACDNCQKHATLSETPAEELHTIEVSWPFDRWGLDILGPFPKAPGQVKFLLVSIDYFSKWIEAQPLAHITAEKVRFFLWKNIICRYGIPREIISDNGRQFTDHKLATFLTNFNIKHHFSSVEHPQTNGQVEPANRIILQGLKKKLGDAKGEWADLIPEILWSYNTTIQSATGETPFKLVYGAEALIPVEVSVPTLRTELYDETNNLQARTAELDLVEEERDISAINQRARKQYLEQRHNRKVVHRTFNNGDLVLRRTEEARKPPAHGKLAANWEGPFRIFHNLGKGAYKLETLQGDQLPGTWNISSLRKYQS; translated from the coding sequence ATGGCTGACAAGGAAAGCCCACAACTCTCACAAGATGACCTCCTAGCTCGAATCGCCGAGCTGCAGGCGGAAGTACGAAGAATAGCCGAGTTGTCTACGCAGAACAATGGAGAAAGTTCCAAAAACTCGGCCCAAGGTGCTACAGATCCCTTGAACATCGCCCCGCCAAAGGAAAAGCTCACCCTAGACAACCCTTTCTCCGAGGAGATCACGAATTACCAGATGCCGAAGAACTTTACACTGCCCACTGCGATGGAGCCATACAAGGGATTCGGCGACCCCAGAGCTCATGTGAAGAAATTCCAATCGATGATGTTCTTCAACGGCCCTAAGAACGAGCCCGTCCTTTGCCGAGCGTTCCCTACCTACCTCGACGGCGCTGCGTTACTCTGGTTCTCCAAACTTCCTGAAGGATCGATTTCCTCCTTCGAAGACCTCGCCAGATCATTCATTGACTATTTTGCTGCATCGAGAATTTACGTACATGGCTCGGACTATCTCGGCACCATCAAACAAGGCCAGCATGAGAGCCTGAAGGATTACATGACTAGATTCGCGGACGCAACTATGGAGATCCAGGATCTAGACCCGGCCGTCCACTTACACGCCCTCAAGGCCGGCCTTAGGCCCGGCAAATTTCGGGAGACCATTGCCATAACAAAACCAAAAACCCTAGAGGAATTCCGAGAAAGAGCGGCTGGACAAATGGAGATTGAAGAACTCCGGGAAGCCCAGAAATCAGACAAACAACCACACCGGAGAGATGAGGAAAGGACCTTCAGATCTCCAGGCAACAGGGACACAAAGAAACCTCCTAAGCCAGCATCAAAGTACAACACATACACCAGATTCAACACCAGAAGAGAAAACATCATCAGAGAAATCCTCAACGCCAAAATCATAAAACCACCAGCCCGAGTAGGGAACTATCATGATCAACGATTTgtggacaagacaaaacattgCGCCTTCCATCGGAAGTTCGGCCATACCACAGATGACTGCATCGTCGCGAAGGACCTCCTGGAAAGACTAGCACGCCAAGGTCTCCTGGACAAATACATCGAGACCCGGAAGAGCAAAGGAGGAAACTCGGACAGGGCAGAGCATAAGCAAGCAACGGCTGACGACAAAAAAGAGAGGATCACTCCTGATCCGCCAAGAGGAGTCATCAAACACATATCGGGAGGATTCGCAGGCGGAGGAGAAACAAGCTCGGCCAGGAAGCGGAGCTATAGAGCAATGCTGGCAATCGAAGGAACCATACAACCAAAGAAGGACAAAGGACCAGACGTCACAATATCCTTCAACCAAACAGACTTCAAATCGGCAAGCCCTAACCTCGACGACCCCGTGGTAATTTCAATCCAGGTTGGAGATCTGTTGGTAAGAAAAACATTGTTAGATCCAGGTAGTAGTGCTGACGTTTTATTTTACTCTACgtttactaaaataaaattatcagaAAAATTAATACAACCCTCCTCTGGAGAGCTAATTGGGTTCTCCGGAGAGAGAGTCCCCATCATGGGACACATATGGCTAAAGACCACAATGGGAGAGATCCCTATGGCAAAATCGATTGATATTCAATACCTAATAGTAAACTGTTACAGCCCTTATAATATTATACTTGGGAGACCCGCACTGAACACATTCAGGGCAGTGGTGTCCACGTTACATCTGTGTGTCAAGTTTCCAGTGCAGGAAAACAAGATCGCTACGGTGTATGCCGACCATCAAGAAGCTCGGCAATGCTATAACGCTGGTCTAAAACCAGtacaaacaaaacaggaagctcGGCCCCAGGTCCAAGCCATCCAAACGTCTGCCAACACAGCGACACTAGCCGATCTTGACCCAAGGGAAGACCTCGGCGAAAGACCTCGGCCAATGGACAATCTTCAACAAGTAACACTAACAGCAAACAACAACCAATGCACATACGTTGGAGAAGCGTTAGGAGGGGCAGAACGAGCAAGACTCATTCAAATACTGCGTAAGAACGCCGACCTTTTCGCATGGACACCAGATGACATGCCCGGGATAAACCCCGAAGTCATCTGCCACAAGCTAGCAATCGACAAAGCAATCCGACCAGTCGCACAAAAGAAGAGGAACCTCGGAGAGGAGAAAAGACAAGCAGCACTTGAAGAAACCCAAAAGCTCCTCAATGCAGGTTTCATAAGAGAGATTCGCTTCACCACATGGTTGTCCAACGTGGTAATGGTAAGGAAGAGTTCAGGTAAATGGCGCATGTACGTCGACtttacaaatttaaataaagCATGTCCTAAAGATGCATACCCATTACCTTGCATTGATAAATTAGTTGATAACGCCTCTGGTTTCAAAACTTTGAGttttatggatgcatactctGGCTATAACCAGATTCTGATGCACCCAGAGGACCAAAGCAAAACGGCTTTTATAACAGAACATGGAAATTTTTGTTACAAGGTAATGCCCTTTGGCCTAAAGAATGCAGGTGCGACGTATCAAAGGCTAATGGACAAGGTATTCCAACAACAGATAGGCCGCAAcatggaagtctacgtggacgacatggTAGCAAAAACACCAATGCAGGGGTCGCATTGTGACGACTTAGTAGAAATCTTCAGACAAATCCGAGCATATAACATGAGACTCAATCCAGACAAATGCGCGTTCGGAGTACAAGGAGGGAAGTTCCTGGGATTCATGTTAACATCTCGAGGCATCGAGGCCAACCCAGAAAAGTGCAAGGCCGTGCTAAACATGACAAGCCCAAGAACAGTAAAGGAAGTCCAGCAACTTGCAGGACGAATAGCTGCCCTGTCACGTTTCCTACCTGCAGTGGCAAACCGATCTTATCACTTTTTTCAGACATTCTCTAAAGGCAAGAAGTTCACCTGGACAGACGAATGTGAAAATGCCTTCACCAAACTTAAACAACACCTGACATCACCACCAATCCTCCAGAAACCCGAGACAGGTAACCCATTATATTTATACTTATCAGTATCTAACCATGCTATAAGCTCGGTTTTGGTAACAGAAACAGGAAAAAAGCAAAACCCAGTGTATTTCATCAGTAGGGTACTGCAACCAACAGAAACAAGGTACCCGAAGATAGAACAATTGGCACTGGCACTAATTACAACAGCAAGAAGACTGCGGCACTATTTCCAGAGCCACACAATCATAGTACGAACGGACCAACCATTAAGGCAGATACTAACCAGACCCGAGCTCGCTGGCAGATTAATAAAATGGTCGGtcgagctctccgagttcgacaTCCAGTACGAATCAAGGAAGACACTGAAGTCACAGGTGCTAGCCGACTTTATATCAGAGATGACCGATGACACGCATAATACGGAAGTCAGTTGGACCATACATGTAGATGGAGCATCCAACAAGGAAGGCAGTGGAGCTGGGATACTACTCAAAGAAGGAGACAAAGTGGTGGCCGAGCAATCACTACAGTTCCGCTTCAACGCAAGCAACAATCAATCAGAATATGAGGCCCTACTCGCTGGACTAAAGCTCGCCCCTCAACTACAAATACCTCGAATAACAGTCTACTGCGACTCCTCGTTAGTGGTACATCAAATAAAGGGCGAATTTCAGGTAAAAGATCCTTTGTTAGAGAAATATTGGCTCATAACAAAGgatctaatttcaaaatttaaagaatttgatattattcatgTAAACCGAGAACACAATACCAGGGCCGACGTGTTATCTAAACTAGCCACAACTCGGCAAGCCGGAAACACGTCGGCACTGTCCCAGCTAACGCTTGACAAACCGAGCTTTGAGCAGGATACAATTCTGAGTATTACACAGGTCCCAGATTGGCGAACACCTTTTTCCAATTACATTAACACAGGCACTATACCAAATAACGAGCCGAACTTGCCACTCTTCCGACGAAGAGCAAGCTATTATACAGTGCTAGGAAACACTTTGTACAGACGAGGGCATTCACAACCACTACTCAAGTGCATTAGCAACGAGGAGGCCGAGGAGGTCATGGCCGAAACACACGAAGGAGTCTGCGGCAACCATACTGGCGGCCGAGCATTAGCAACAAAGATCCTGCGCACAGGATATTATTGGCCGACGATAAAGCGAGATTGCATCTCAAAAGTCAAAGCGTGTGATAATTGTCAAAAACACGCCACACTCTCAGAGACCCCGGCCGAAGAACTCCATACCATAGAGGTAAGCTGGCCTTTCGATAGGTGGGGATTAGATATCCTCGGACCTTTCCCGAAAGCGCCAGGCCAGGTAAAGTTCCTTTTGGTTTCAATtgattatttttctaagtggaTAGAGGCACAACCACTAGCACACATAACGGCAGAAAAAGTGCGATTTTTTCTATGGAAAAATATCATATGCAGATACGGTATCCCAAGAGAGATAATCTCGGATAACGGGAGACAATTTACAGATCATAAGCTCGCCACCTTTCTAACAAACTTTAACATCAAACATCATTTCAGCTCAGTAGAGCACCCGCAAACTAACGGACAAGTTGAACCGGCTAACAGAATTATCTTGCAGGGGTTAAAGAAAAAGCTCGGCGACGCTAAGGGAGAATGGGCCGACCTCATTCCAGAAATTCTATGGAGTTACAATACCACCATTCAATCTGCCACAGGAGAGACTCCTTTCAAACTGGTATATGGCGCAGAAGCACTTATCCCAGTAGAAGTCAGCGTCCCAACATTAAGGACCGAGCTCTATGATGAAACAAATAACCTACAAGCTCGGACAGCCGAGTTGGACcttgtagaagaagaaagagatatTTCCGCCATAAACCAACGAGCCAGAAAACAATACCTAGAGCAAAGACACAACAGAAAAGTAGTTCACAGGACTTTCAACAATGGAGACCTCGTACTCAGACGCACAGAAGAAGCCCGGAAACCTCCGGCACATGGCAAGTTGGCGGCAAACTGGGAAGGACCTTTCCGAATATTTCATAATCTCGGAAAAGGGGCTTACAAGCTCGAAACTCTTCAAGGAGATCAACTTCCAGGAACATGGAACATCTCCTCCTTAAGAAAATATCAGTCATGA
- the LOC130940623 gene encoding LOB domain-containing protein 23-like: MISGRCAACKNQRRKCPSDCIFSPYFPANDPQKFACVHKIYGGSNVGKMLQGIPTYLREQTANALYLEAKWRIHDPVYGSVGIISSLYEQIKNAEIELAKIQTQITFYKLQTQHVEAEPNSEVLQSQSSNMEQFEWDNPTIASWFN, translated from the exons ATGATTTCTGGAAGATGTGCTGCTTGCaagaatcaaagaagaaaatgCCCTTCTGATTGCATTTTTTCTCCATATTTTCCTGCCAATGATCCTCAAAAGTTTGCTTGTGTCCACAAAATCTATGGTGGCAGTAATGTTGGAAAAATGCTTCAG GGAATCCCAACCTATCTAAGAGAACAAACTGCAAATGCATTGTATTTAGAAGCAAAATGGAGGATTCATGACCCTGTTTATGGGTCTGTTGGCATTATCTCTTCATTGtatgaacaaattaaaaatgCAGAAATTGAACTagcaaaaattcaaactcaGATTACTTTCTACAAGCTCCAAACCCAACATGTTGAAGCCGAACCAAATTCGGAGGTTTTGCAATCACAAAGCAGCAATATGGAGCAGTTTGAGTGGGACA
- the LOC130941211 gene encoding pentatricopeptide repeat-containing protein At2g37310-like, with translation MRFSNRLALPLTNQTHFAAIRQTLRHNGLDIAAYGSAIQRCADRRLLRQGKQLHARLFLFSITPNNFLGSKLVTFYAKCNLMHHARKVFDEIPSKNSFSWNAMLMGYSFNGMFHKTIDLFYTFSFTQTMCIDNFTISCVLKALSSLFCSLNSAKEVHCFVIRGGLDRDVFVMNALVTCYSRCDQVVLARMVFDGMPERDTVSWNSMISGYSQGGFYEECKRLYLEMLGVPDSATIASVMQACGQSGDLVFGMEVHQMVNDSGMEMDMLLYNAVIAMYAKCGSLDYAQELFDEMSEKDEVTYGSMISGYMVYGFVDKAMAVFREMVRPALSNWNAVISGMVQNNQYERVLDLVQEMQASGSRPNAVTLASVLPSFSYFSNLRGGKEVHAYAIRRSYVQNIYVATAIIDTYGKLGFIHGAQKVFDQSQGRSLIIWTAIITAYAAHGDASLALGLYARMLDEGIKPDPVTITAVLTACAHSGLVDEAWDIFNSMPSNCGIQPLMEQYACMVSVLSRAGKLSEAADFISKMAVEPSAKVWGALLHGASVYGDVEMGKFVCDHLFEIEPENTGNYIIMANLYSRYGRWEEADNIREKLKGIGLQKIRGSSWIETSRGLISFIAKDVSNERSGEIYALLEGLLGLMREEGYALQDELDFETSFG, from the coding sequence ATGAGGTTCAGTAACCGTTTGGCGCTCCCTCTGACCAATCAAACTCACTTCGCCGCCATCCGACAAACACTCCGCCATAATGGCCTCGACATTGCCGCCTATGGCTCCGCCATACAGCGTTGTGCCGACCGCCGCCTCCTACGCCAGGGCAAGCAGCTCCACGCGCGCCTCTTCCTGTTCTCGATCACACCCAATAACTTCCTCGGCTCAAAGCTTGTTACGTTCTACGCCAAATGCAACCTCATGCACCATGCACGCAAGGTGTTCGACGAAATACCCAGCAAGAACTCCTTCTCCTGGAACGCAATGCTCATGGGCTACTCATTCAACGGCATGTTCCATAAAACGATAGACCTCTTTTACACCTTTTCTTTTACCCaaaccatgtgcattgataattTCACCATATCGTGCGTTTTGAAGGCGCTTTCTTCGTTGTTTTGTAGCTTAAATTCGGCGAAAGAGGTTCACTGCTTTGTTATTAGAGGCGGTTTGGACAGAGATGTTTTTGTTATGAATGCTTTGGTTACGTGTTACTCGAGGTGCGATCAGGTTGTACTTGCGCGGATGGTGTTTGACGGAATGCCGGAGAGAGATACTGTGTCGTGGAACTCAATGATTTCGGGGTATTCGCAAGGAGGGTTCTATGAAGAGTGTAAGAGGCTGTATTTGGAGATGTTGGGTGTGCCAGATTCAGCGACCATTGCGAGTGTGATGCAGGCTTGCGGACAGTCTGGGGATCTTGTGTTTGGAATGGAGGTTCACCAAATGGTGAATGACAGTGGAATGGAGATGGACATGTTGCTTTACAATGCTGTGATTGCCATGTATGCTAAATGCGGTAGTTTAGATTATGCTCAAGAACTGTTTGATGAAATGAGTGAGAAGGATGAGGTTACTTATGGCTCAATGATTTCAGGGTACATGGTTTATGGATTTGTTGACAAAGCCATGGCTGTTTTCAGAGAAATGGTAAGGCCTGCATTGAGTAATTGGAAtgctgtgatttcaggtatggTTCAGAATAACCAGTATGAAAGGGTATTGGATTTGGTACAAGAAATGCAGGCTTCTGGTTCAAGGCCGAACGCTGTCACGCTTGCTAGCGTTCTTCCATCTTTTTCATACTTCTCAAACCTGCGAGGAGGGAAAGAGGTGCATGCTTATGCTATTAGAAGAAGTTATGTTCAAAATATATATGTTGCAACTGCAATTATTGATACTTATGGAAAGCTAGGGTTTATTCATGGGGCACAGAAGGTTTTTGATCAATCACAAGGTAGGAGCTTAATAATTTGGACCGCAATTATAACAGCTTATGCTGCTCATGGAGATGCTAGTTTGGCGCTTGGCCTCTATGCTCGGATGCTAGATGAAGGAATTAAGCCTGATCCAGTTACAATAACTGCTGTATTGACTGCTTGTGCTCATTCTGGATTAGTAGATGAAGCTTGGGATATCTTCAATTCAATGCCATCAAATTGTGGAATTCAGCCATTGATGGAACAATATGCTTGTATGGTGAGTGTTCTTAGTCGAGCTGGGAAGCTCTCAGAGGCAGCAGATTTCATTTCCAAAATGGCAGTTGAGCCAAGTGCTAAAGTCTGGGGTGCGTTGTTACATGGGGCTTCTGTTTATGGTGACGTAGAAATGGGCAAGTTTGTGTGTGATCATTTGTTTGAGATTGAACCAGAAAATACTGGGAATTACATAATTATGGCGAATCTATATTCACGTTATGGGAGATGGGAAGAAGCTGATAATATCAGGGAAAAACTGAAAGGAATTGGGTTACAGAAGATCCGTGGAAGTAGCTGGATTGAAACAAGTAGAGGACTAATAAGCTTCATTGCCAAGGATGTATCAAATGAAAGATCTGGTGAGATCTATGCATTGCTGGAAGGGTTGCTTGGTTTGATGAGGGAAGAAGGATATGCTCTGCAGGATGAGTTAGATTTTGAGACTTCTTTTGGTTAA
- the LOC130941210 gene encoding uncharacterized protein LOC130941210 produces the protein MATMSNDELIEILSWLPAKAIHKLKSSSKFFLELPKTPYFVAKQAENSLKKDRPSCFFIQRDDILNHNDYVELHPLSGEELSSGIPKNMLQFIASSRLKILSSSNGLLFCLHRTELFIINPATCYLLHIPLPNHLQQRGNLHSLSMTLECDFEDYRLILFDNEEWSSHFDCHVYSHKQGVWSLRKNRFFAGSRDLKFNMPVICNGAIHFISDCFSYLAKDSTHFRPYIMSYEITNGDEDGSVETKLLRVPKEARRGSHDDNYRMNIFKWGVVTGHQTICLVRLRKRVFTVWILTNHESSSWRKILKVRVKGMCLVEQNPEIRGFTVLNGDLVFATEKNVYAYGLTSDKYMVLSEICDHRCDSVFIRFVPYSDTLRSCGISVKSLRP, from the coding sequence ATGGCTACAATGTCTAATGACGAGTTAATAGAGATATTATCTTGGTTACCTGCAAAAGCAATTCACaaactcaaatcttcttcaaaattctttttagaACTTCCAAAAACTCCATACTTTGTAGCAAAACAAGCAGAAAACTCATTGAAAAAAGATCGTCCTTCATGCTTCTTCATTCAAAGAGATGACATTCTAAATCACAACGACTACGTCGAGTTGCATCCTTTGTCGGGAGAGGAACTCTCCTCCGGCATCCCTAAAAACATGCTACAATTCATCGCAAGCTCGCGGCTCAAAATTCTAAGCTCAAGCAACGGTTTACTCTTTTGTCTTCATCGAACAGAATTGTTTATCATCAATCCAGCAACTTGTTACCTTTTACACATTCCCCTCCCCAACCACTTGCAGCAGCGAGGGAATCTTCATAGTTTGTCCATGACATTGGAATGCGACTTTGAGGATTACAGGTTGATTCTTTTTGACAATGAAGAATGGAGTTCACATTTTGATTGCCATGTTTATAGTCATAAACAAGGTGTTTGGAGTTTAAGGAAGAACCGTTTTTTTGCTGGATCTagagatttaaaatttaacatgCCTGTGATTTGCAATGGCGCCATTCACTTCATCTCGGATTGCTTTAGTTATCTTGCTAAAGATAGCACTCATTTTAGGCCTTATATCATGTCTTATGAAATCACAAACGGCGATGAAGATGGAAGTGTTGAAACCAAGTTATTAAGGGTTCCTAAAGAAGCAAGAAGGGGCTCCCATGATGACAATTACCGTATGAATATTTTCAAATGGGGAGTAGTTACTGGCCATCAAACTATTTGCTTAGTGAGATTGAGAAAGCGTGTGTTTACGGTTTGGATTCTAACGAACCATGAATCGAGTTCGTGGAGAAAGATCTTGAAGGTGAGAGTGAAAGGAATGTGTTTAGTGGAACAGAACCCTGAGATCAGAGGCTTTACCGTTTTGAATGGTGATCTTGTTTTTGCTACGGAGAAGAACGTTTATGCATATGGTTTAACTAGTGACAAATACATGGTGCTCTCGGAAATTTGTGACCATAGGTGTGACTCTGTATTTATTCGTTTTGTTCCTTATTCAGATACTCTTCGTTCATGTGGAATTAGTGTCAAAAGTTTGCGTCCTTAA